From a region of the Carassius auratus strain Wakin chromosome 31, ASM336829v1, whole genome shotgun sequence genome:
- the LOC113050930 gene encoding tubulin alpha-1A chain-like, giving the protein MRECISVHVGQAGVQMGNACWELYCLEHGIQPDGQMPSDKSIGGGDDSSNTFFSETGAGKHVPRAVFVDLEPTVIDEVRTGTYRQLFHPEQLITGKEDAANNYARGHYTIGKEIIDLVLDRTRKLADQCTGLQGFLIFHSFGGGTGSGFTSLLMERLSVDYGKKSKLEFAIYPAPQVSTAVVEPYNAILTTHTTLEHSDCAFMVDNEAIYDICRRNLDIERPTYTNLNRLIGQIVSSITASLRFDGALNVDLTEFQTNLVPYPRIHFPLATYAPVISAEKAYHELLSVADITNACFEPANQMVKCDPRHGKYMACCLLYRGDVVPKDVNSAIATIKTKRSIQFVDWCPTGFKVGINYQPPTVVPGGDLAKVQRAVCMLSNTTAIAEAWARLDHKFDLMYAKRAFVHWYVGEGMEEGEFSEAREDMAALEKDYEEVGTDSVGEEGEEEGEEY; this is encoded by the exons ATG CGTGAGTGCATCTCAGTCCATGTTGGCCAGGCAGGTGTGCAAATgggcaatgcatgctgggagctgtATTGCCTGGAGCACGGGATCCAGCCAGATGGTCAGATGCCAAGTGATAAATCGATTGGTGGGGGCGACGACTCCTCTAACACCTTCTTTAGTGAGACTGGAGCTGGAAAACATGTTCCTAGAGCAGTCTTTGTCGATCTGGAGCCCACTGTCATTG ATGAGGTGCGCACAGGTACCTACCGCCAGCTGTTCCACCCTGAACAACTGATCACAGGTAAAGAAGATGCTGCCAATAATTATGCTCGTGGGCACTACACCATTGGCAAGGAGATCATTGACCTGGTGCTGGACAGGACTCGCAAACTG GCTGATCAGTGCACTGGGCTCCAGGGCTTCCTGATCTTCCACAGTTTTGGTGGTGGCACCGGCTCTGGATTCACCTCTCTCCTAATGGAACGGCTCTCTGTTGATTACGGAAAGAAGTCAAAACTGGAATTTGCCATTTATCCAGCTCCTCAAGTGTCCACCGCTGTAGTGGAGCCCTACAACGCCATTCTTACCACCCACACCACTCTCGAGCACTCCGACTGTGCCTTCATGGTAGACAATGAGGCCATCTACGATATCTGCCGTAGAAACCTCGATATTGAGCGTCCCACCTACACAAACCTCAACAGGCTGATCGGGCAGATCGTTTCCTCCATCACAGCATCCCTGCGCTTCGATGGAGCCCTGAATGTAGATCTGACTGAGTTCCAAACCAACTTGGTCCCTTATCCACGTATCCACTTCCCTCTGGCCACCTACGCCCCAGTAATCTCTGCAGAGAAAGCCTACCATGAGCTGCTTTCTGTTGCTGACATCACCAATGCTTGCTTCgagccagccaatcagatggtTAAATGTGACCCTCGTCACGGCAAGTACATGGCTTGTTGTCTGCTTTACCGTGGAGATGTGGTTCCCAAAGACGTCAACTCTGCCATCGCCACCATCAAAACCAAGCGTAGCATCCAGTTTGTGGACTGGTGTCCCACTGGATTCAAGGTTGGCATCAACTACCAGCCACCGACCGTGGTTCCTGGAGGAGACCTGGCTAAGGTGCAGAGAGCTGTATGTATGCTGAGCAACACCACAGCCATCGCTGAAGCCTGGGCTCGTCTGGATCACAAGTTCGACCTGATGTATGCCAAGAGAGCTTTTGTTCATTGGTATGTGGGTGAAGGAATGGAGGAGGGTGAGTTCTCAGAGGCCAGAGAAGACATGGCTGCTCTGGAGAAGGATTACGAAGAGGTGGGAACAGACAGCGTtggagaagaaggagaagaagaaggagaGGAGTATTAG
- the LOC113050931 gene encoding tubulin alpha chain has product MRECISMHVGQAGAQMGNACWELYCLEHGIQPDGQMPSDKTIGGGDDSFNTFFSETGAGKHVPRAVFVDLEPTVIDEVRTGTYRQLFHPEQLITGKEDAANNYARGHYTIGKEIIDLVLDRTRKLADQCTGLQGFLIFHSFGGGTGSGFTSLLMERLSVDYGKKSKLEFAVYPAPQVSTAVVEPYNSILTTHTTLEHSDCAFMVDNEAIYDICRRNLDIERPTYTNLNRLIGQIVSSITASLRFDGALNVDLTEFQTNLVPYPRIHFPLATYAPVISAEKAYHEQLSVADITNACFEPANQMVKCDPRHGKYMACCLLYRGDVVPKDVNSAIATIKTKRSIQFVDWCPTGFKVGINYQPPTVVPGGDLAKVQRAVCMLSNTTAIAEAWARLDHKFDLMYAKRAFVHWYVGEGMEEGEFSEAREDMAALEKDYEEVGTDSVGEEDEEGEEY; this is encoded by the exons ATG CGTGAATGTATTTCAATGCACGTCGGCCAAGCCGGAGCCCAGATgggcaatgcatgctgggagctgtATTGCCTGGAGCATGGGATCCAGCCAGATGGTCAGATGCCCAGTGACAAAACCATTGGGGGTGGAGATGACTCCTTCAACACCTTCTTCAGTGAGACTGGAGCTGGAAAACATGTTCCTAGAGCAGTCTTTGTCGATCTGGAGCCCACTGTCATtg ATGAGGTGCGCACAGGTACCTACCGCCAGCTGTTCCACCCTGAACAGTTGATCACTGGCAAGGAAGATGCTGCCAACAACTACGCCCGTGGGCACTACACCATTGGCAAGGAGATCATTGACCTGGTGCTGGACAGGACTCGCAAACTG GCTGATCAGTGCACTGGGCTCCAGGGCTTTCTGATCTTCCACAGTTTTGGTGGTGGCACAGGCTCTGGATTCACCTCTCTTCTAATGGAACGCCTCTCTGTTGATTATGGAAAGAAGTCAAAACTTGAGTTTGCGGTCTATCCAGCTCCTCAAGTGTCCACCGCAGTGGTGGAGCCCTACAACTCCATTCTTACCACCCACACCACTCTCGAGCACTCCGACTGTGCCTTCATGGTAGACAATGAGGCCATCTACGATATCTGCCGTAGAAACCTCGATATTGAGCGTCCCACCTACACAAACCTCAACAGGCTGATCGGGCAGATCGTTTCCTCCATCACAGCATCCCTGCGCTTCGATGGAGCCCTGAATGTAGATCTGACTGAGTTCCAAACCAACTTGGTCCCTTATCCACGTATCCACTTCCCTCTGGCCACCTACGCCCCAGTAATCTCTGCAGAGAAAGCCTACCACGAGCAGCTTTCTGTTGCTGACATCACCAATGCTTGCTTCgagccagccaatcagatggtGAAATGTGACCCTCGTCACGGCAAGTACATGGCTTGTTGTCTGCTTTACCGTGGAGATGTTGTTCCCAAAGACGTCAACTCTGCCATCGCCACAATCAAGACCAAGCGTAGCATCCAGTTTGTGGACTGGTGTCCCACTGGATTCAAGGTTGGCATCAACTACCAGCCACCGACCGTGGTTCCTGGAGGAGACCTGGCTAAGGTGCAGAGAGCTGTATGTATGCTGAGCAACACCACAGCCATCGCTGAAGCCTGGGCTCGTCTGGATCACAAGTTCGACCTGATGTACGCCAAGAGAGCTTTTGTTCATTGGTATGTGGGTGAAGGAATGGAGGAGGGTGAGTTCTCAGAGGCCAGAGAAGACATGGCTGCTCTGGAGAAGGATTACGAAGAGGTGGGAACAGACAGCGTTGGAGAAGAGGATGAAGAAGGAGAGGAGTATTAA